One region of Oryzias latipes chromosome 6, ASM223467v1 genomic DNA includes:
- the bhlhe41 gene encoding class E basic helix-loop-helix protein 41 has protein sequence MDERIAHLQDRQFVEHADFLGVDYPPLYMCKSKRGIKREDGGKDAYKLPHRLIEKKRRDRINECIGQLKDLLPEHLKLSTLGHLEKAVVLELTLKHLNALTAVTEQQHQKIVALQNGDRSLNSPIHADLDVFHSGFQACAKEVLQYLSQFENWTAREQRCVQLVNHLHKVLAQFQPGAQALQHQLPAGDAHDAQKTDGHANCVPVIQRTQGGELNENDTDTDSGYGGETEKSDGKEKECEGNNVQGLKAVKIKQEFGDERAAKKPKMSWTGKGVTSADQARPDLTFMNSLMGISSVGQQTPICMPFYFINPSAAASYMPFFDKNNIEKYVYPAAAALASPFPWLYPAHAAAAAAAAFPGLSAHFGASSQPKDARSLDNDGSYEADAASPEERVESPASEDAEGDADSSPEGKNCANDAS, from the exons ATGGATGAACGAATCGCGCACTTGCAGGACAGGCAGTTCGTGGAGCACGCAGATTTTTTGGG ggtgGATTATCCTCCTCTCTACATGTGCAAATCCAAACGGGGAATAAAACGGGAGGATGGTGGTAAG GACGCGTACAAGTTGCCACACCGGTTGATTGAGAAAAAACGGAGAGACAGGATCAACGAATGTATTGGCCAGCTGAAGGATTTGTTACCGGAACACCTGAAGCTGTCG ACACTCGGGCATTTGGAGAAAGCTGTTGTCTTGGAGCTGACGCTGAAACATTTGAACGCGCTGACTGCTGTCACTGAACAGCAGCACCAGAAGATTGTTGCTTTGCAGAATG GCGATCGCTCCTTGAATTCCCCCATCCACGCGGACCTGGACGTCTTTCACTCCGGATTTCAGGCGTGCGCAAAGGAGGTCCTGCAGTACCTGAGCCAGTTCGAGAACTGGACGGCACGGGAGCAGAGGTGCGTGCAGCTCGTCAACCATCTCCACAAAGTGCTGGCGCAGTTCCAGCCCGGTGCACAGGCGCTGCAGCACCAGCTCCCTGCCGGGGACGCACATGACGCGCAGAAGACGGACGGCCATGCCAACTGTGTCCCGGTCATCCAGAGGACCCAGGGCGGGGAGCTCAACGAGAACGACACTGACACGGACAGTGGATATGGCGGAGAGACGGAGAAGAGCGACGGCAAAGAAAAAGAGTGTGAGGGTAACAATGTGCAGGGACTCAAGGCAGTGAAGATCAAACAAGAGTTTGGAGACGAGCGGGCTGCCAAAAAACCAAAGATGAGCTGGACTGGGAAAGGGGTCACGAGTGCAGACCAGGCCAGACCCGACCTGACGTTTATGAACTCTTTGATGGGAATAAGCAGTGTGGGACAGCAGACACCGATTTGCATGCCTTTCTACTTTATCAACCCATCGGCCGCGGCGTCCTACATGCCTTTTTTCGACAAAAACAACATTGAGAAGTACGTGTATCCCGCAGCGGCTGCTCTTGCGTCCCCCTTCCCCTGGCTTTATCCCGCACATGCCGCTGCCGCAGCCGCTGCGGCTTTCCCCGGCCTCTCTGCGCACTTTGGAGCCTCCTCTCAGCCAAAAGACGCGCGCTCTCTTGACAACGACGGGTCATACGAGGCTGACGCGGCCTCACCTGAGGAGCGCGTGGAAAGTCCTGCTAGCGAGGACGCAGAGGGAGACGCGGACTCGTCTCCAGAGGGCAAGAATTGCGCAAACGACGCGAGTTAA
- the bhlhe41 gene encoding class E basic helix-loop-helix protein 41 isoform X1 codes for MVDAYKLPHRLIEKKRRDRINECIGQLKDLLPEHLKLSTLGHLEKAVVLELTLKHLNALTAVTEQQHQKIVALQNGDRSLNSPIHADLDVFHSGFQACAKEVLQYLSQFENWTAREQRCVQLVNHLHKVLAQFQPGAQALQHQLPAGDAHDAQKTDGHANCVPVIQRTQGGELNENDTDTDSGYGGETEKSDGKEKECEGNNVQGLKAVKIKQEFGDERAAKKPKMSWTGKGVTSADQARPDLTFMNSLMGISSVGQQTPICMPFYFINPSAAASYMPFFDKNNIEKYVYPAAAALASPFPWLYPAHAAAAAAAAFPGLSAHFGASSQPKDARSLDNDGSYEADAASPEERVESPASEDAEGDADSSPEGKNCANDAS; via the exons ATGGTG GACGCGTACAAGTTGCCACACCGGTTGATTGAGAAAAAACGGAGAGACAGGATCAACGAATGTATTGGCCAGCTGAAGGATTTGTTACCGGAACACCTGAAGCTGTCG ACACTCGGGCATTTGGAGAAAGCTGTTGTCTTGGAGCTGACGCTGAAACATTTGAACGCGCTGACTGCTGTCACTGAACAGCAGCACCAGAAGATTGTTGCTTTGCAGAATG GCGATCGCTCCTTGAATTCCCCCATCCACGCGGACCTGGACGTCTTTCACTCCGGATTTCAGGCGTGCGCAAAGGAGGTCCTGCAGTACCTGAGCCAGTTCGAGAACTGGACGGCACGGGAGCAGAGGTGCGTGCAGCTCGTCAACCATCTCCACAAAGTGCTGGCGCAGTTCCAGCCCGGTGCACAGGCGCTGCAGCACCAGCTCCCTGCCGGGGACGCACATGACGCGCAGAAGACGGACGGCCATGCCAACTGTGTCCCGGTCATCCAGAGGACCCAGGGCGGGGAGCTCAACGAGAACGACACTGACACGGACAGTGGATATGGCGGAGAGACGGAGAAGAGCGACGGCAAAGAAAAAGAGTGTGAGGGTAACAATGTGCAGGGACTCAAGGCAGTGAAGATCAAACAAGAGTTTGGAGACGAGCGGGCTGCCAAAAAACCAAAGATGAGCTGGACTGGGAAAGGGGTCACGAGTGCAGACCAGGCCAGACCCGACCTGACGTTTATGAACTCTTTGATGGGAATAAGCAGTGTGGGACAGCAGACACCGATTTGCATGCCTTTCTACTTTATCAACCCATCGGCCGCGGCGTCCTACATGCCTTTTTTCGACAAAAACAACATTGAGAAGTACGTGTATCCCGCAGCGGCTGCTCTTGCGTCCCCCTTCCCCTGGCTTTATCCCGCACATGCCGCTGCCGCAGCCGCTGCGGCTTTCCCCGGCCTCTCTGCGCACTTTGGAGCCTCCTCTCAGCCAAAAGACGCGCGCTCTCTTGACAACGACGGGTCATACGAGGCTGACGCGGCCTCACCTGAGGAGCGCGTGGAAAGTCCTGCTAGCGAGGACGCAGAGGGAGACGCGGACTCGTCTCCAGAGGGCAAGAATTGCGCAAACGACGCGAGTTAA
- the LOC101155683 gene encoding ras association domain-containing protein 8 translates to MELKVWVDGVQRVVCGVTEATTCQEVVIALAQAIGRTGRYTLVERWRDTERHLAPNESPVASLNTWGQYAGDVQLVLHRTGPSLTERPPSEGPPLRAPERGLHRQSLPPLAKLRHPHEHLLHRREPRRKSLTFSGAPRSLREMLSVGRACDAEGKRRFLLGGDRNHFHSSPVFGATSTSLWTRSMEDLVRLVSLQRDTLNMLDRKLMANEAELHAWAGGQGGFPGGCSVELGGGLSEEISKLEKHLRKNEVEMEEEEFWATELQIEVESERQLEERLQELRGRLQGCEREIEEKLARVQGVEAGLKEEKLQREQQETQWVSEAEARAQVLRIRAELKAQERQAVQLESSSRAVDRSLSQSSKKIQDMQHELEQLTKELRQVNLQQFIKQTGTKVTVLPAEPSEDDGARSSRCAESVPLTGSLKRPVVSHLTSSHLRVLQNSLSSGLNPEGIYV, encoded by the exons ATGGAGCTGAAGGTCTGGGTGGATGGAGTCCAGCGAGTCGTGTGCGGGGTCACAGAAGCAACCACCTGCCAGGAAGTGGTAATTGCTCTGGCTCAGGCCATAG GACGCACAGGGAGATACACTTTAGTTGAAAGATGGCGGGACACAGAGCGGCATCTGGCCCCGAACGAGAGTCCCGTGGCGTCTCTGAACACCTGGGGTCAGTACGCCGGGGACGTCCAGCTGGTTCTGCACCGCACCGGCCCATCGCTGACGGAGCGGCCTCCCTCAGAGGGCCCCCCGCTCAGGGCCCCAGAGCGCGGGCTGCATCGTCAAAGTCTCCCGCCCCTCGCAAAGCTTCGTCATCCACACGAGCATTTGCTTCATCGCCGGGAGCCGCGCCGAAAGTCCCTCACGTTCTCAGGAGCACCCAGAAGTCTGAGGGAGATGCTGAGCGTCGGACGGGCCTGTGACGCAGAGGGGAAGAGAAGGTTCCTGCTCGGTGGGGACAGGAACCATTTCCATTCCTCTCCAGTCTTTGGGGCCACCTCAACCAGCTTATGGACCCGTAGCATGGAGGATCTGGTCAGACTGGTCAGTCTGCAGAGAGACACTCTGAACATGCTGGACAGGAAGCTGATGGCCAATGAAGCTGAGCTCCACGCGTGGGCTGGGGGGCAAGGGGGCTTTCCTGGAGGCTGCAGTGTGGAGCTTGGAGGAGGACTGTCGGAGGAGATTTCCAAGCTAGAGAAGCACTTAAGGAAGAATGAGGTGGaaatggaggaggaagagtttTGGGCCACAGAGCTGCAGATTGAGGTGGAAAGTGAAAGGCAGCTGGAGGAGAGGCTGCAGGAGCTACGAGGCCGCCTTCAGGGCTGTGAGCGGGAAATTGAAGAGAAACTGGCGAGGGTCCAG GGTGTGGAGGCGGGCCTGAAGGAGGAGAAACTCCAGAGAGAGCAGCAGGAGACCCAGTGGGTCAGCGAGGCAGAGGCGCGAGCTCAGGTCCTCAGGATCCGGGCGGAGCTGAAGGCTCAGGAGAGGCAGGCGGTGCAgctggagagcagcagcagggcTGTGGACCGATCGCTCAGTCAAAGCAGCAAAAAGATTCAG GACATGCAGCACGAGCTGGAGCAGCTGACCAAGGAGCTGAGGCAGGTGAACCTGCAGCAGTTTATCAAGCAGACCGGGACCAAGGTTACAGTGTTGCCAGCCGAACCCTCTGAGGATGACGGCGCCCGCAGCAGTCGCTGTGCAG AGTCAGTTCCTCTAACAGGCTCTCTGAAGCGCCCTGTGGTGTCCCACCTGACCTCCAGTCACCTCCGTGTTCTTCAAAACTCTCTCAGCTCTGGCCTAAACCCAGAAGGGATCTATGTgtga